The proteins below come from a single Piscinibacter gummiphilus genomic window:
- a CDS encoding S8 family serine peptidase yields MHKTRALRPLLSALALAALSSATFAGSADPASAPPELPTDRLIVKYRSEASSTVLARAKDAATRRGHRLELLRRGGLGTHVMRLERHLPLADMRQLAREIAATDANVEYAEPDRILQAMATPNDTQYGQQWHYYEARGGINLPAAWDLTNGSGVTVAVIDTGYRPHADLAANIVGGYDMIKDTGGSNDGNARDTDARDPGDYATYGQCGLFSPSHNSSWHGTHVAGTIAAVTNNGNGVSGIAYGAKVVPVRVLGACGGYTSDIADGIIWASGGSVSGSPANPNPARVINMSLGGSGSCDSTSQNAINSARSRGTVVVVAAGNSNANASGFSPASCSGVIAVAATNRNGGRASYSNYGAIVSVAAPGGDTASGSANGILSTLNSGTRGPGNDNYAYYQGTSMAAPHVAGVAALVLSRNPSLTPDQVASILKSTARAFPATCSQCGTGIVDAYAAVVAAGGGTTPPPTNTVAEIESNNTGSTAQLVREGYTVTGSISSSSDVDYYRVNINPGSTLGVRLTPVSTANYDVYIYNSAGTQLASSTLGTGQVDSTSVRNNGTTVATYYVRVRYVSGTTGSGGTYSLALD; encoded by the coding sequence ATGCACAAGACCCGAGCCCTGCGGCCGCTGCTGAGCGCGCTCGCGCTGGCTGCCCTGTCATCCGCCACCTTCGCCGGCAGTGCCGACCCGGCGTCTGCCCCGCCCGAGCTGCCGACTGATCGGCTGATCGTCAAATACCGCAGCGAGGCGAGCAGCACCGTGCTGGCCCGCGCAAAAGACGCTGCCACCCGCCGTGGCCACCGCCTGGAGCTGCTGCGCCGCGGCGGCCTGGGCACGCACGTGATGCGGCTCGAGCGACACCTGCCGCTCGCCGACATGCGCCAACTCGCTCGCGAGATCGCCGCGACCGATGCCAACGTCGAATACGCCGAGCCCGACCGCATCCTGCAGGCGATGGCCACGCCCAACGACACGCAGTACGGCCAGCAATGGCACTACTACGAAGCACGCGGCGGCATCAACCTGCCGGCCGCATGGGACCTCACCAACGGCAGCGGCGTGACCGTCGCCGTCATCGACACCGGCTACCGCCCGCACGCCGACCTGGCCGCCAACATCGTGGGCGGCTACGACATGATCAAGGACACCGGCGGCAGCAACGACGGCAACGCCCGCGACACCGACGCCCGCGACCCCGGCGACTACGCCACCTACGGCCAGTGCGGCCTCTTCTCGCCCTCGCACAACAGCAGCTGGCATGGCACGCACGTGGCGGGCACCATCGCTGCCGTCACCAACAACGGCAACGGCGTCTCGGGCATCGCCTACGGTGCGAAGGTCGTGCCGGTGCGAGTGCTCGGCGCTTGCGGCGGCTACACCTCCGACATCGCCGACGGCATCATCTGGGCCTCGGGCGGCAGCGTCTCGGGTTCGCCGGCCAACCCCAACCCGGCACGCGTGATCAACATGTCGCTTGGCGGCAGCGGCTCGTGCGACAGCACCTCGCAGAATGCGATCAACTCGGCGCGCAGCCGGGGCACGGTGGTGGTGGTGGCGGCGGGCAACAGCAATGCCAACGCCTCGGGCTTCTCGCCCGCGAGCTGCTCGGGCGTGATCGCGGTCGCCGCGACCAACCGCAACGGCGGTCGGGCCTCGTATTCGAACTACGGCGCGATCGTGTCGGTGGCCGCGCCGGGGGGCGACACCGCCTCGGGTTCGGCCAACGGCATCCTCTCGACGCTCAACAGCGGCACCCGCGGACCGGGCAACGACAACTACGCGTACTACCAGGGCACCTCGATGGCCGCGCCGCACGTGGCGGGCGTGGCGGCGCTGGTGCTGTCGCGCAACCCCTCGCTCACACCTGACCAGGTGGCCTCGATCCTCAAGAGCACGGCGCGGGCGTTCCCGGCCACCTGCTCGCAGTGCGGCACCGGCATCGTCGACGCCTATGCGGCGGTGGTGGCGGCCGGGGGTGGCACCACGCCGCCGCCCACCAACACGGTGGCCGAGATTGAGTCGAACAACACCGGCTCGACCGCGCAACTGGTGCGCGAGGGCTACACCGTCACTGGCTCGATTTCCAGCAGCAGTGACGTCGACTACTACCGCGTGAACATCAACCCCGGCAGCACGCTCGGCGTGCGCCTCACGCCGGTGAGCACGGCGAACTACGACGTCTACATCTACAACAGTGCCGGTACGCAGCTGGCCAGCAGCACCCTCGGCACCGGCCAAGTCGACAGCACCTCGGTGCGCAACAACGGCACGACCGTGGCGACCTATTACGTGCGCGTGCGCTACGTGAGCGGCACCACTGGCTCGGGTGGCACGTATTCGCTGGCGCTCGACTGA
- the sbcB gene encoding exodeoxyribonuclease I, with translation MSDMSFFWHDYETFGRVPRRDRPSQFAGVRTDADLNEIGEPVMVYCKPTPDYLPDPESCLLTGILPQVCLAEGLPEHAFADLIEKQLATPGTIGVGYNSIRFDDEVTRHLFWRNLIDPYAREWQNECGRWDLLDVVRITWALRPEGIEWPKHDDGRPSFKLEHLTKANGLLHEAAHDALSDVRATIAVARLIKTRQPKLWDFCLRLRRKDEVIREMGVGKPFLHVSGMYGVERGCMALVWPLAPHPTNKNEVIVWDLASDPTELFELDVETMRQRMFSRSDDLPEGVARLPIKTIHINKSPIVVGNLKTLSDAAAAKWGVDIALGLRHAELCAQKGQLLAGMWPAVFERPAPEGKPDVDEDLYGGFVGNDDRRTLQRLRGLTPEQLAEKRPAFADKRLDEILFRYRARNFPHTLTEAEQAQWQEHCAHKLHDGAGGALTLEAFFERIDQLEPEADERGQEILGALVDYATEIAPERA, from the coding sequence ATGAGCGACATGAGCTTCTTTTGGCACGACTACGAAACCTTCGGTCGTGTGCCGCGCCGCGACCGGCCTTCCCAGTTTGCCGGTGTGCGCACCGACGCCGACCTGAACGAGATCGGCGAGCCGGTGATGGTCTATTGCAAGCCCACGCCAGACTACCTGCCCGACCCCGAGTCGTGCCTGCTCACGGGCATCCTGCCGCAGGTGTGCCTGGCCGAAGGCCTGCCCGAGCATGCGTTTGCCGACCTGATCGAGAAGCAGCTGGCGACGCCCGGCACCATCGGCGTGGGCTACAACTCGATCCGCTTCGACGACGAGGTGACGCGCCACCTCTTCTGGCGCAACCTCATCGACCCCTATGCCCGCGAGTGGCAGAACGAATGCGGGCGGTGGGACCTGCTCGATGTGGTGCGCATCACCTGGGCGCTGCGGCCCGAGGGCATCGAGTGGCCGAAGCACGACGACGGTCGGCCCTCGTTCAAGCTCGAGCACCTCACCAAGGCGAATGGCTTGCTGCACGAAGCGGCGCACGATGCGCTCTCCGACGTGCGCGCCACGATTGCGGTGGCCAGGTTGATCAAGACGCGCCAGCCCAAGCTCTGGGACTTCTGCCTGCGCCTGCGCCGCAAAGACGAAGTGATCCGCGAGATGGGCGTGGGCAAGCCCTTTCTGCACGTCTCGGGCATGTACGGTGTGGAGCGTGGTTGCATGGCGCTCGTGTGGCCGCTCGCGCCCCACCCGACCAACAAGAACGAAGTCATCGTGTGGGACCTGGCGTCGGACCCGACCGAACTCTTCGAGCTCGATGTCGAGACCATGCGCCAGCGCATGTTCAGCCGCAGCGACGACCTCCCCGAAGGCGTGGCGCGGCTGCCGATCAAGACCATCCACATCAACAAGTCGCCCATCGTGGTGGGCAACCTCAAGACGCTGAGCGACGCCGCCGCGGCGAAGTGGGGCGTGGACATCGCGCTCGGCCTGCGCCACGCCGAGCTGTGTGCGCAGAAGGGCCAGTTGCTTGCCGGCATGTGGCCCGCGGTGTTCGAGCGGCCCGCGCCCGAAGGCAAGCCCGATGTCGATGAAGACCTCTACGGCGGCTTCGTCGGCAACGACGACCGCCGCACGCTGCAGCGCCTGCGCGGCCTGACGCCCGAGCAGCTGGCCGAGAAGCGCCCGGCGTTTGCCGACAAGCGGCTCGACGAGATCCTCTTCCGCTACCGGGCGCGCAACTTCCCGCACACCCTGACCGAGGCCGAGCAAGCGCAATGGCAGGAGCACTGCGCGCACAAGCTGCACGACGGCGCGGGCGGGGCGCTCACACTCGAAGCCTTCTTCGAGCGCATCGACCAGCTCGAGCCTGAGGCCGACGAGCGCGGCCAGGAGATCCTGGGCGCACTGGTGGACTACGCGACCGAGATCGCGCCCGAGCGCGCTTGA
- the serC gene encoding 3-phosphoserine/phosphohydroxythreonine transaminase, with translation MTRAYNFSAGPAVLPESVLRQAADEMLDWHGSGMSVMEMSHRGKEFMSILAQAKADLAELLNLPSNYKILFLQGGGVGMNGIIPMNLLGNKKSIDVVNTGSWASKSLKEAKKYAKANEVATSEPQHYTCIPPRDTWKLDPDAAYVHICSNETIGGVQYHWVPDTGSVPLVADMSSDILSRPIDVSRYGLIFAGAQKNMGPSGMTLVLVRDDLLGRALPITPNAFDFKQQADNDSMLNTPPTYAIYIAGLVYQWLKKQGGLAAMEAHNRKKAALLYDLLDATPFYTSPVARSDRSLMNVPFTLPTEELTTAFLQGAKERGMVQLKGHSSVGGIRASIYNAMPIEGVQALADYMKEFAAHHG, from the coding sequence ATGACTCGCGCCTACAACTTCAGCGCCGGCCCCGCCGTCCTCCCCGAATCCGTGCTCCGCCAGGCCGCCGACGAGATGCTCGACTGGCATGGCTCGGGCATGTCGGTGATGGAGATGAGCCACCGCGGCAAGGAGTTCATGTCGATCCTGGCCCAGGCCAAGGCCGACCTTGCCGAGCTGCTGAACCTCCCGAGCAACTACAAGATCCTCTTCCTGCAAGGCGGCGGTGTCGGCATGAACGGCATCATCCCCATGAACCTGCTCGGCAACAAGAAGAGCATCGACGTCGTCAACACCGGCTCCTGGGCCAGCAAGTCGCTGAAGGAAGCGAAGAAGTATGCGAAGGCCAACGAGGTGGCCACCAGCGAGCCGCAGCACTACACCTGCATTCCGCCGCGCGACACCTGGAAGCTCGACCCCGACGCCGCCTACGTGCACATCTGCAGCAACGAGACCATCGGCGGCGTGCAATACCACTGGGTGCCCGACACCGGCAGCGTGCCGCTCGTGGCCGACATGTCCTCCGACATCCTCTCGCGCCCCATCGACGTGAGCCGCTACGGCCTCATCTTCGCCGGCGCGCAGAAGAACATGGGCCCCTCGGGCATGACCCTCGTGCTCGTCCGCGACGACCTGCTCGGCCGTGCGCTCCCCATCACACCCAATGCCTTCGACTTCAAGCAGCAGGCCGACAACGACTCCATGCTCAACACGCCACCCACCTACGCGATCTACATCGCGGGCCTGGTGTACCAGTGGCTGAAGAAACAAGGTGGCCTCGCCGCGATGGAAGCGCACAACCGCAAGAAGGCCGCGCTGCTGTACGACCTGCTCGATGCCACGCCCTTCTACACGAGCCCGGTGGCGCGCAGCGACCGTTCGCTGATGAACGTGCCCTTCACCTTGCCCACTGAAGAGCTCACGACTGCCTTCCTCCAGGGCGCCAAGGAGCGAGGGATGGTGCAGTTGAAGGGCCACAGCTCGGTGGGCGGCATCCGCGCCTCGATCTACAACGCCATGCCCATCGAGGGCGTGCAGGCGCTGGCCGACTACATGAAGGAGTTCGCGGCCCACCACGGCTGA
- the acnB gene encoding bifunctional aconitate hydratase 2/2-methylisocitrate dehydratase, producing MLQAYRQHVADRAALGIPPLPLTAQQTAEVIELLKAPPAGEGEFLLDLLTHRVPPGVDDAAKVKASFLSAVAHGDVTVALISKAKATELLGTMVGGYNVQPLVDLLDHADVASVAADALKKTLLMFDFFNDVATKAKAGNAKAKEVIQSWANAEWFTSRPEVAKKITVTVFKVPGETNTDDLSPAPDAWSRPDIPLHYLAMLKNTRPDAAFKPEEDGKRGPMQFIEDLKKKGNLVAYVGDVVGTGSSRKSATNSVIWATGEDIPFVPNKRFGGVTLGGKIAPIFFNTQEDSGALPIEVDVSKLEMGDVIDVYPYDGKLEKNGATVATFALKSDVLLDEVRAGGRINLIIGRSLTANAREFLGLPASTVFRLPTAPAASTKGFTLAQKMVGRACGLPEGQGVRPGTYCEPKMTTVGSQDTTGPMTRDELKDLACLGFSADMVMQSFCHTAAYPKPVDVKMHRELPAFISNRGGVALRPGDGVIHSWLNRLLLPDTVGTGGDSHTRFPIGISFPAGSGLVAFAAATGVMPLDMPESVLVRFKGTLQPGVTLRDLVHAIPLYAIKQGLLTVAKAGKKNIFSGRVLEIEGLPDLKVEQAFELSDASAERSAAGCTIKLNKEPVAEYLKSNVVLMKNMIANGYADARTLQRRIEKVEAWLANPQLLEADKDAEYAAIIEIDLADIKEPIVCCPNDPDDAKFLSEVQGTKIDEAFIGSCMTNIGHFRAAAKLLGGQRDIPVKLWVAPPTKMDQDELIKEGHYAAFGTAGARTEMPGCSLCMGNQAQVREGATVISTSTRNFPNRLGKNTNVFLGSAELAAIASRLGKLPSPAEYLKEMGIIDADKASVYRYLNFNQIDEYVETAKTVTTV from the coding sequence ATGCTTCAAGCCTATCGCCAACATGTTGCTGACCGCGCCGCGCTCGGCATTCCGCCGCTGCCCCTGACCGCCCAGCAGACGGCCGAGGTCATCGAGCTGCTCAAGGCCCCCCCGGCCGGCGAAGGCGAATTCCTGCTGGACCTCTTGACCCACCGCGTGCCTCCGGGCGTGGACGACGCGGCCAAGGTCAAGGCCTCCTTCCTCTCCGCCGTCGCCCATGGCGACGTGACGGTCGCGCTCATCTCCAAGGCCAAGGCCACCGAGCTGCTCGGCACCATGGTCGGCGGCTACAACGTGCAGCCGCTGGTTGACCTGCTCGACCACGCTGACGTCGCGTCTGTCGCCGCCGATGCGCTGAAGAAGACGCTGCTGATGTTCGACTTCTTCAACGATGTCGCCACCAAGGCAAAGGCTGGCAACGCCAAGGCGAAGGAAGTCATCCAGTCGTGGGCCAACGCCGAGTGGTTCACCTCGCGCCCCGAAGTCGCGAAGAAGATCACCGTCACCGTCTTCAAGGTGCCCGGCGAGACCAACACCGACGACCTGTCGCCGGCTCCCGATGCGTGGAGCCGCCCCGACATCCCGCTGCACTACCTCGCGATGCTGAAGAACACCCGCCCCGATGCGGCCTTCAAGCCCGAGGAAGACGGCAAGCGCGGCCCGATGCAGTTCATCGAAGACCTGAAGAAGAAGGGCAACCTCGTGGCCTACGTGGGCGACGTGGTCGGCACCGGCTCTTCGCGCAAGTCGGCCACCAACTCGGTGATCTGGGCCACGGGCGAAGACATCCCCTTCGTGCCGAACAAGCGCTTCGGTGGCGTCACCCTCGGCGGCAAGATCGCCCCGATCTTCTTCAACACGCAAGAAGACTCCGGCGCGCTGCCGATCGAGGTCGACGTGTCGAAGCTCGAGATGGGCGACGTGATCGACGTCTACCCGTATGACGGCAAGCTCGAGAAGAACGGCGCCACGGTCGCCACCTTCGCGCTCAAGAGCGACGTGCTGCTCGACGAAGTGCGCGCCGGCGGCCGCATCAACCTCATCATCGGCCGCTCGCTGACCGCCAACGCGCGCGAGTTCCTCGGCCTGCCCGCCTCCACCGTGTTCCGCCTGCCGACGGCGCCTGCCGCCAGCACCAAGGGCTTCACGCTCGCGCAGAAGATGGTCGGCCGCGCCTGCGGCCTGCCCGAAGGCCAGGGCGTGCGCCCCGGTACGTATTGCGAGCCCAAGATGACCACCGTTGGCTCGCAAGACACCACCGGCCCGATGACCCGCGACGAGCTGAAAGACCTCGCCTGCCTCGGCTTCAGTGCCGACATGGTGATGCAGTCCTTCTGCCACACCGCGGCCTACCCGAAGCCGGTCGACGTGAAGATGCACCGCGAGCTGCCGGCCTTCATCAGCAACCGTGGCGGCGTGGCCCTGCGCCCGGGCGACGGCGTGATCCACAGCTGGCTCAACCGCCTGCTGCTGCCCGACACCGTGGGCACCGGCGGCGACTCGCACACCCGCTTCCCGATCGGCATCTCCTTCCCCGCCGGCTCGGGCCTCGTGGCCTTCGCCGCGGCCACCGGCGTGATGCCGCTCGACATGCCCGAATCGGTGCTGGTGCGCTTCAAGGGCACCCTGCAGCCGGGCGTCACCCTGCGTGACCTCGTGCATGCCATCCCGCTCTACGCGATCAAGCAAGGCCTGCTGACGGTTGCCAAGGCCGGCAAGAAGAACATCTTCTCGGGCCGCGTGCTCGAGATCGAAGGCCTGCCCGACCTGAAGGTCGAGCAAGCATTCGAGCTCTCCGACGCCTCCGCCGAGCGCTCGGCCGCCGGTTGCACGATCAAGCTCAACAAGGAGCCGGTCGCCGAGTACCTGAAGTCGAACGTGGTTCTGATGAAGAACATGATCGCCAACGGTTATGCCGACGCCCGCACCCTGCAGCGCCGCATCGAGAAGGTCGAAGCCTGGCTCGCCAACCCGCAGCTGCTCGAAGCCGACAAGGACGCCGAGTACGCCGCCATCATCGAGATCGACCTGGCCGACATCAAGGAGCCGATCGTCTGCTGCCCGAACGACCCGGACGACGCCAAGTTCCTGTCGGAAGTGCAAGGCACCAAGATCGACGAAGCCTTCATCGGCTCGTGCATGACCAACATCGGCCACTTCCGTGCCGCGGCCAAGCTGCTCGGCGGCCAGCGCGACATCCCGGTCAAGCTGTGGGTCGCCCCGCCGACCAAGATGGACCAGGACGAGCTGATCAAGGAAGGCCACTACGCCGCCTTCGGCACCGCCGGTGCGCGCACCGAGATGCCGGGCTGCTCGCTGTGCATGGGCAACCAGGCGCAGGTGCGTGAAGGTGCGACGGTGATCTCCACCTCGACCCGCAACTTTCCCAACCGCCTGGGCAAGAACACCAACGTGTTCCTCGGCTCGGCCGAGCTGGCCGCCATCGCCTCGCGCCTGGGCAAGCTGCCCTCGCCTGCCGAGTACCTGAAAGAGATGGGCATCATCGACGCCGACAAGGCGAGCGTGTACCGCTACCTCAACTTCAACCAGATCGACGAGTACGTCGAGACGGCGAAGACGGTGACGACGGTCTGA